Proteins encoded within one genomic window of Triticum aestivum cultivar Chinese Spring chromosome 2D, IWGSC CS RefSeq v2.1, whole genome shotgun sequence:
- the LOC101290672 gene encoding CBL-interacting protein kinase 29 gives MPSASSAVPSAAAPGDESQPLAAPKLLLGRYELGGLLGRGASAKVYRARDILTGRDVAIKSFPNPRAGAREGEGSAGSAAIEREAAILSRLRHRHVVRLHEILGTRKKVHFVLDLAAGGELFSLVDSDGRMTEDLARHYFRQLVSAVRYFHSRGVYHRDIKPENLLLDGDGDLKVADFGLGAITDESLHHTLCGTPAYVAPEILSKQGYHPAKVDIWSCGVVLFVLAAGYLPFNDASLINMYRKIYAGRFRCPNWFSPALRHLLRRILDPNPSTRIDTDGIMEHPWFRHGASGDGELEELMRGHEEEAWFKTEFKEDMARDMTAFDILAFSPGSDLSGLFGAGPGTERVFVGEPAAAVLARVEDAGKKQGHRVRREGKGRAGPVYVEAEAGGIVAKVTVFRIADAVSVVEVVKGHGAEAAAFWSDWLEPAVKPQAV, from the coding sequence ATGCCGTCCGCCTCCAGCGCCGTCCCATCCGCCGCGGCGCCGGGCGACGAGTCCCAACCCCTCGCCGCCCCGAAGCTCCTGCTGGGGAGGTACGAGCTGGGCGGGCTCCTCGGCCGCGGCGCGTCCGCCAAGGTGTACCGGGCCAGGGACATCCTCACGGGCCGGGACGTGGCCATCAAGTCGTTCCCCAACCCGCGGGCCGGCGCGCGCGAGGGGGAGGGCTCCGCCGGGTCCGCCGCCATCGAGCGGGAGGCGGCCATCCTCAGCCGCCTGCGCCACCGCCACGTCGTGAGGCTCCACGAGATTCTCGGCACGCGCAAGAAGGTCCACTTtgtcctcgacctcgccgccggcggCGAGCTGTTCTCGCTCGTCGACTCCGACGGCCGCATGACGGAGGACCTCGCGCGGCATTACTTCCGCCAGCTCGTGTCGGCCGTCCGGTACTTCCACTCCCGCGGCGTCTACCACCGCGACATCAAGCCGGAGAATTTGCTcctcgacggcgacggcgacctcAAGGTCGCCGACTTCGGCCTCGGCGCCATCACGGACGAGAGCCTCCACCACACCCTCTGCGGCACCCCGGCCTACGTCGCGCCGGAGATCCTCTCGAAGCAGGGGTACCACCCGGCCAAGGTCGACATCTGGTCCTGCGGCGTGGTGCTCTTCGTGCTCGCCGCCGGCTACCTCCCCTTCAACGACGCCAGCCTCATCAACATGTACCGCAAGATCTACGCCGGCCGGTTCCGGTGCCCGAACTGGTTCTCGCCGGCGCTCCGCCACCTGCTGCGCCGCATCCTCGACCCCAACCCGTCGACGCGCATCGACACGGACGGCATCATGGAGCACCCCTGGTTCCGCCACGGCGCGAGCGGTGACGGCGAGCTGGAGGAGCTGATGCGCGGGCACGAGGAGGAGGCGTGGTTCAAGACGGAGTTCAAGGAGGACATGGCGCGGGACATGACCGCGTTCGACATCCTGGCCTTCTCGCCCGGCTCGGACCTCTCCGGGCTGTTCGGCGCCGGGCCGGGCACGGAGCGGGTGTTCGTGGGCGAGCCCGCCGCGGCCGTGCTGGCCCGGGTCGAGGACGCCGGGAAGAAGCAGGGGCACCGCGTGAGGAGGGAAGGGAAGGGCCGCGCCGGGCCGGTGTACGTGGAGGCGGAGGCCGGCGGCATTGTCGCCAAGGTGACCGTGTTCCGGATCGCCGACGCGGTGTCGGTGGTGGAGGTCGTCAAGGGCCACGGCGCGGAGGCCGCGGCGTTCTGGAGCGACTGGCTCGAGCCGGCCGTGAAGCCTCAGGCAGTGTGA